The Candidatus Eisenbacteria bacterium genomic sequence CCGAGCTCGCGAAGGTGCTCGCCGAGGTGCTGTCGACGGACCTGATCCGCCTGCAGTGCTACGAGGGCCTCGACGAGGCGCGCGCGCTGTTCGAGTGGAACTACCAGAAGCAGCTCCTGCGGATCCAGGCCGATCGGCGCGAGGGACGGAGCTGGAGCGAGGTCGCGCACGACGTCTTCTCGCGCGAGTTCCTGCTCGAGCGGCCGCTCCTGCAGGCCATCACCGCGCCGAAACAGGTCGTGCTGCTGATCGACGAGGTGGACAAGGCCGATCCCGAGTTCGAGGCCTTTCTGCTCGAGGTCCTGTCGGACACGCAGGTGACCGTGCCCGAGCTTGGCACCATCCGCGCCACCCATCGCCCCGTCGTCGTGCTGACCTCCAACCGCACGCGCGAGCTGTCCGAAGCGCTCCTGCGGCGCTGCCTCCACCTGTTCGTCGAGTTCCCGGGGCCGGAGAAGGAGGCCGAGATCGTCGCGTTGAAGGTGCCCGAGGCCGACGAGCGCCTGCGCATGCAGGTTGCGCGGTTCGTGGCCGGGCTCCGCAAGCTCGAGCTCCGCAAGGCGCCGTCCATCGCCGAGACGCTCGATTGGGCGCGCGGCCTGTGTGCGCTCGGCGTGCGCGAGCTGGACGCGGCCGCGGTCCGCCGGACGTTGTCGCTGGTGCTCAAGCACGAGGACGACCTGCGCAAGGCGGAGAGCAAGGTGAGCGCATTGCTCTCCGTCTCGGCTCCGCGCTGACACTCGGGGGCGCGCGCGGCACAGGATTGTGTGCGCGGGCGGCGCAGGGCGCCGGCCGGCTGCACAGAGCAGTGCGTTTCTCGGGTGGCACTGCCCTTGCAGCGTCACTCTCCCGCGATGACCGTCACCGAAGAGCGCCTGCATCAGCTCTTTGTGCTGAACCTGGCCCTGCAGCTCTTCGACGGGGTTGCGTCGTGGCAAGGCATCCACCTGTTCGGCGAGGGCAACCCGTTCCTGCACGGCATCATGGCCTACCTCGGCGTCGGCATGACGTTGCTCCTCTTCAAGGTGAAGGCCTGCGGCTTCCTCATCGTGCTGCGCCGCTGCGGGCAGCACCGCGAGGCCTGCCAGGCGCTCGCGCTGGTCGCGACCTTCTACGCCGGGCTGTCGTTCGTGCCGTGGATGACGCGCATCGTGTCGCTCCTCAGCGCGTGACGCGCTAGAACACGGCGGATGCGGGGTCGGATCCTCCGCTTCGTCGACAGCCTGCGCGCCGAGGCGCTGCCGATCTCGGTCGCCGAGACGATGGACGCGATCGCCGCCGTCGGAGCGGCCGGCATCGAGCGACCGGTCCTGCGCGAGGCCCTCGCGCTGACGCTGGTGAAGGACGAGCGGGATCGGCCGGCGTTCGACGCGCTCTTCGACGTGGCGTTCCCGCTCGGGGGCGACGAGTCGGAAGCGAAGCGACGCCGCCGGAGCAAGGTCGCGGCGGGCGACGGCGAGCGTCCGAGCGGGCGCGCACGCGCCGGCGAGGCAGGCGGCGGCCGCCGTCGCGAGCCGGCGCCCGAGACGCGCCCGCCCGCGCCGAGCGACGTGCAGCGGCCCGAGGACGCCGCGATGACCGGACGGCGCATGGTCGGGATGCACCGGCGTGAGCTGCTGCGCCGTCCGTTCCGCGAGCTCGGGCCGCGCGACGTCGAGGAGGCGCGCGATCTCGTCCGCGAGCTGGGTGCGCGCCTGCGCGGACGCCTCTCGCGACGCGAGCGCCGGCGACGTCACGGGCGGCTCGACATCCGGCGGATGCTGCGCGCAGCGACCTCGACCGGCGGCGTCCCGCTTCGGATCGTGCGGCGCGGCCGCCGCCCGCATCGCCCCGACCTCGTCGCGCTGGTCGACCTGTCCGGCTCGGCCGCCGTCGCGAGCGAGCTGTGCCTGGGTCTCGTCGCGCCCGCCGCAGCGTTCTTCCGGCGCGTCCACACGTTCGCGTACGTCGACCGCCTGTGCCCGGTCACGATCGAGCACGGACATCTCACGCCCGGCGGACCGCTCGATCTCTACGCGCGCTCGGACTTCGGGCGCGTGCTGGAGGAGCTGGCGACGCGCGAGGCGCGCCTGCTGACGGGACAGACGCTCGTCCTGGTTCTCGGCGACGCCCGCAACAACCGGCTGCCGCCGCGCGCGGACCTCTTGCGCCGCATCCGCGATCGCGTGCAGCGCCTCGTCTGGCTCGTCCCCGAGCCGCGCGTGCGCTGGAACACGGCCGACAGCGTGATCGCGACGTACGCGCCCATCTGTGACGAGGTGCTCGAGTGCGCGCACCTGGGCGCGCTTCTGTCGGCCCTGCGCCGGACGCTATGATGGCGGCCATGCCCGTTCCGATCGCGCGCACGACCGAGCTCTCGCCCGGACAGACGAAGAAGTTCCTCCTCGACTGCGACGGGCGCGAGATCGAGGGCTTCGTCCTGAACGTCGCGGGCGCGTTCCACGCCTACGTCAACCGCTGCCGCCACG encodes the following:
- a CDS encoding MoxR family ATPase; translation: MMTLDEMRAGIRAARYITTPRVETALYLTVTLGKPLLAEGPAGAGKTELAKVLAEVLSTDLIRLQCYEGLDEARALFEWNYQKQLLRIQADRREGRSWSEVAHDVFSREFLLERPLLQAITAPKQVVLLIDEVDKADPEFEAFLLEVLSDTQVTVPELGTIRATHRPVVVLTSNRTRELSEALLRRCLHLFVEFPGPEKEAEIVALKVPEADERLRMQVARFVAGLRKLELRKAPSIAETLDWARGLCALGVRELDAAAVRRTLSLVLKHEDDLRKAESKVSALLSVSAPR
- a CDS encoding VWA domain-containing protein, whose translation is MRGRILRFVDSLRAEALPISVAETMDAIAAVGAAGIERPVLREALALTLVKDERDRPAFDALFDVAFPLGGDESEAKRRRRSKVAAGDGERPSGRARAGEAGGGRRREPAPETRPPAPSDVQRPEDAAMTGRRMVGMHRRELLRRPFRELGPRDVEEARDLVRELGARLRGRLSRRERRRRHGRLDIRRMLRAATSTGGVPLRIVRRGRRPHRPDLVALVDLSGSAAVASELCLGLVAPAAAFFRRVHTFAYVDRLCPVTIEHGHLTPGGPLDLYARSDFGRVLEELATREARLLTGQTLVLVLGDARNNRLPPRADLLRRIRDRVQRLVWLVPEPRVRWNTADSVIATYAPICDEVLECAHLGALLSALRRTL